In Lycium ferocissimum isolate CSIRO_LF1 chromosome 11, AGI_CSIRO_Lferr_CH_V1, whole genome shotgun sequence, a single genomic region encodes these proteins:
- the LOC132038329 gene encoding cytochrome P450 CYP72A219-like, with translation MEIAYYLVSFLFAFTLVVIYAWRLLNWAWFRPKKLERCLRKKGLKGNSYKLISGDLKESSKSIEDAKSKPLNVSDDDISPRILPYIVETIKKHGKNCFMWVGPKPMILVKDPEVIKDVFIKHAPYHKPNSTPLTKLLVQGVATYEEDKWAKHRKILNPAFHMEKIKLATAGATVTNDELVVKILSGLGSDFREISAAIRARDSIISYDELYAKLIDYELFLKHEELKKETTAITAAMVTHNRSTNSNNRTARRPNNNSQWRSNSRTNAPAQGRYTNYFVRRRLCNKRRTSRKCRQWIAISRSF, from the exons ATGGAGATTGCTTACTACTTAGTctcatttttatttgcatttacTTTAGTAGTAATATATGCATGgaggttgttgaattgggcatGGTTTAGGCCAAAGAAACTGGAAAGATGCCTCAGAAAAAAAGGTCTCAAAGGAAACTCTTACAAACTAATTTCTGGAGACCTCAAAGAGTCGTCCAAAAGCATTGAAGATGCTAAGTCCAAGCCATTGAATGTGTCTGATGATGACATATCACCCAGAATTCTCCCTTATATCGTTGAAACAATCAAGAAACACG GTAAAAACTGTTTTATGTGGGTTGGGCCGAAGCCTATGATACTTGTAAAGGACCCTGAGGTAATAAAGGACGTGTTTATCAAACATGCTCCCTATCATAAGCCAAATTCAACTCCCCTGACCAAGTTGTTGGTACAAGGAGTTGCAACTTACGAAGAGGATAAATGGGCAAAGCACAGAAAAATCCTCAATCCGGCTTTCCATATGGAGAAGATAAAG CTCGCCACTGCCGGTGCTACAGTCACCAACGACGAGTTGGTTGTGAAAATTCTGAGTGGCCTTGGATCAGATTTTCGTGAGATTTCCGCTGCAATTCGGGCAAGAGATTCCATAATCTCTTACGATGAGTTGTATGCGAAACTAATCGATTATGAGCTCTTCCTCAAACAtgaggaattgaagaaagaaacCACTGCAATAACTGCTGCTATGGTAACTCACAACAGATCCACCAATTCCAACAACCGCACTGCTCGTCGACCCAACAACAACTCACAATGGCGTTCCAACAGTCGTACAAATGCTCCTGCGCAAGGACGTTACACCAATTACTTTGTTCGCCGTCGGTTATGCAACAAACGAAGGACATCTCGCAAATGTCGCCAATGGATCGCGATCTCACGATCATTTTAG